AGTGGGCCTCGATCGGGCACCGACGGGCATCGGGTGGGCGGTACTCGGGCGGTGACCGACGTCGAGTGGGCCGCACCGGGCACCGACAGGTGTCACGTGGCGCACGCTCAGGCACCCACGGACATCGGATGGCGCACGCGGGAAGTGACCGACGTCGGACAGACCGCACCGGGCACCGCCCACCACCGGACAGCCCACACCCCGCACCGCCCACCACCGGACAGCCCACACCCCGCACCGCCCACCACCGGACAGCCCCCACCCGGCACCGGCAGGCGCGCCCGAACGCGCCCCGTGGACTGGACGGGACAGGTGTCCGGTGGCGTCAGGCAGGCCGTGGGGCGGTCGGCGCCGGGAGTGTGTCCACGAACAGGGCACCCGCGAGCAGCCCCGCGCTGCCGCGGGGGCTCCACGCGCGCGCGTGGAGGTCGGTGTCGAGGGCGAGCAGGGCCTCGCGGCCCGCGTCCGTCGTCGTACCGCCCGCCTCCAGGACGGCGCGGGCGCCCGCCTGGACATGGCGGAGGCCCGACGGGCCTGCTGTGTAGAGGAGTTCGGTGTCCTGGAGGGTGGACATCACGGTGAGCAGGGCGTCCAGGCGGGCCTGGGCCTCGTCGGCGCCCGCCTTGCGGGAGGCGGCCAGCGCGTCCAACGCCCGCCGTACGTGCGGGAATCCGGCCCGCGCCTCGCCCCGGGCGCCTGCCGCGCCGTACTTCGCGGACACCGAGGAGCCCCGGGAGGGCCGCCGCGGGGCCCGTCTGTCGCTGTGCGCGGCGATCTTCTTGGCAGCCGTGGCCACGTCCTTGGACCGCGCCCCCGGGTCGAGGGCGGCCGCGGCGACCAGCAGACCGAGGGTCCACAGGGCACCGCGGTGGCCGCCCCCGGCCAGGCCCACCGAGTGCTCGGTGCAGCGGCCGATCGCGCCCAGCTCCGCACGCAGCTGGGGACTGGGCGCGCCGATGCGACGGGCGGCGGCGGCCATCGCCGCGAGGCCGGGCGCGAGCGCCTTGGCCGACCAGCGCAGGGAACTGTGGTCCGGGCTCGTGGCGCGAACGCCGAGGTCACGCGGGTCGGGCAGGCCCGGCTTGGGAGCCAGGGCCAGCTGACCGGTCAGCGCGTCCACGGCGGCCAGTGCCAGCGCCTCGTCCTCGCGGCTGCTCATGGCCGTACCTTATGGGGACGCGGAGGCCGAGGGACTGGCACTTTCGGACGGAGCGCCGCTCGGCGGTTCGCCCGACGGGGCCCCGCTCGGCGGCGTGCCGCCACCGCCGCTGCCCGCGCCCGTGTTCTCGGCGTCCGGGTCGATGGCGAGGGACAGGGAGCCCTTGTAGCCCTGAGACGGGTCGGCCTTGTGCACGGCCTTGAGGGTGAGCAGTCCGCTCGCGGCGCCGCCGCCGTCGTAGACCATGTCGTCGTCGAGGGTCGTGTAGCTGCCGGAGTGCCGGGAGTAGGGCTCCAGAGCGAAGATCTCCCCGGCGATCGTGTCGTCGAAGAACAGCTGGCCGGTGTAATTGACC
This portion of the Streptomyces canus genome encodes:
- a CDS encoding triphosphoribosyl-dephospho-CoA synthase, which codes for MSSREDEALALAAVDALTGQLALAPKPGLPDPRDLGVRATSPDHSSLRWSAKALAPGLAAMAAAARRIGAPSPQLRAELGAIGRCTEHSVGLAGGGHRGALWTLGLLVAAAALDPGARSKDVATAAKKIAAHSDRRAPRRPSRGSSVSAKYGAAGARGEARAGFPHVRRALDALAASRKAGADEAQARLDALLTVMSTLQDTELLYTAGPSGLRHVQAGARAVLEAGGTTTDAGREALLALDTDLHARAWSPRGSAGLLAGALFVDTLPAPTAPRPA